One region of Limnospira fusiformis SAG 85.79 genomic DNA includes:
- the cobT gene encoding nicotinate mononucleotide-dependent phosphoribosyltransferase CobT has protein sequence MAVRIYTQPRNGQAWLSQYRHQKPIFACVLGFTETGLIPGISAAGATPADRRRTYLADAEFLVTGPVPSPRYPLPPLVAGASPVLISRAVVAALNIPINLFNAGVPVIPCVPTIDLGGVPAKCLSSGAALNSTIVQHLFESGLAWGDRIAAMAHDSYVIIGECVVGGTTTALAVLMGLGIPAAGKVNSSHPQCNHDQKLAIVTAGLRAAQITPGQVDPLTLVAAVGDPMQIAVAAMTIAASRRVGVLLAGGTQMLAVYALAEAIASAKNLSWCPGRVAVGTTRWVAEDTTGDTVGLAKAIGPVPLLATQLDFTHSHYPQLQAFEQGYVKEGVGAGGCAIASYLCSQWTLSQLLTQIEQLAGHL, from the coding sequence ATGGCAGTCCGAATTTATACACAGCCCCGTAATGGTCAGGCTTGGTTAAGCCAATATCGACACCAAAAGCCCATTTTTGCCTGTGTTTTGGGATTTACGGAAACGGGTTTAATTCCCGGAATTTCCGCCGCTGGCGCTACACCTGCCGATCGCCGCCGCACTTATCTCGCAGACGCTGAATTTCTGGTCACAGGTCCTGTGCCATCTCCCCGTTATCCTTTACCGCCTTTGGTGGCTGGTGCTTCCCCCGTCCTGATTTCGCGGGCTGTAGTGGCGGCGCTGAATATCCCGATTAACTTATTTAATGCTGGGGTTCCGGTAATTCCTTGTGTACCAACTATCGACCTGGGAGGAGTCCCGGCTAAGTGTCTCAGTTCCGGCGCTGCTTTGAACTCTACCATAGTTCAACATCTATTTGAGTCGGGGTTGGCTTGGGGCGATCGCATTGCTGCTATGGCTCATGATAGTTATGTGATCATCGGAGAATGTGTCGTCGGGGGAACTACCACCGCCCTGGCTGTGTTGATGGGTTTGGGAATTCCCGCCGCCGGAAAAGTTAACAGTAGCCACCCCCAGTGTAACCATGACCAAAAATTAGCCATAGTTACCGCCGGACTCCGGGCGGCTCAAATTACCCCAGGTCAAGTCGATCCCCTGACACTGGTTGCTGCTGTTGGCGACCCTATGCAAATTGCGGTTGCTGCTATGACTATTGCTGCTAGTCGCCGGGTAGGGGTTCTTTTGGCGGGGGGAACCCAAATGCTGGCTGTTTATGCTTTGGCTGAGGCGATCGCTTCTGCTAAAAATCTTTCCTGGTGTCCGGGACGGGTCGCTGTTGGTACTACTCGCTGGGTTGCAGAAGATACCACAGGGGATACTGTCGGACTCGCTAAGGCGATCGGTCCGGTTCCCCTATTGGCAACCCAACTTGATTTTACCCATTCCCATTACCCCCAACTACAAGCATTTGAGCAAGGATATGTTAAAGAGGGTGTCGGAGCCGGAGGATGTGCGATCGCTTCCTATCTGTGCAGTCAGTGGACATTAAGCCAGTTACTGACACAAATTGAACAGCTTGCTGGCCATCTGTGA
- a CDS encoding DUF2232 domain-containing protein, translating to MSDFSNHSPQPSPKPSDSFPSVSPLVMVETAFLASTASLIWFINYYFPLGPLLRVFFPLPIALLYLRWDRRAAIMGAVTSGLLLTVLMGPTRSILYVIPYGWMAVVLGGLWKRGAKWPVTVAIASLIGAIGFFFRYWLLSILLGRDLWVYATTQIAQLLESIFIRLGILAPPSLLFIQIVAVLMVLANNIVYLFLVHLVSLLMLDRLKSPIPRPPRWVQILLDYEE from the coding sequence ATGAGTGATTTTTCTAACCATAGCCCCCAACCATCTCCTAAACCATCGGACAGTTTCCCTTCTGTCTCCCCCCTCGTCATGGTGGAAACTGCCTTTCTGGCATCCACGGCTAGTTTGATTTGGTTTATCAACTACTACTTTCCTCTCGGTCCTCTGTTGCGAGTCTTTTTTCCCCTACCTATTGCTTTGCTGTATTTGCGCTGGGATCGACGGGCGGCGATTATGGGTGCTGTAACCTCTGGGTTACTTTTGACAGTTTTAATGGGTCCTACACGCAGCATTCTCTATGTGATCCCCTATGGTTGGATGGCTGTGGTTTTGGGCGGCTTGTGGAAACGAGGAGCCAAATGGCCGGTTACTGTGGCGATCGCCTCCTTAATTGGCGCTATTGGCTTCTTTTTCCGTTACTGGCTGCTGTCAATTCTCTTGGGTCGGGATTTGTGGGTTTATGCGACTACCCAAATTGCACAACTGCTAGAGTCTATCTTTATTCGTTTGGGGATACTTGCACCCCCAAGTTTACTATTTATTCAGATTGTGGCTGTATTGATGGTTTTGGCTAATAATATCGTTTATCTGTTTTTGGTGCATTTGGTGTCTCTGTTGATGCTCGATCGCCTTAAAAGTCCTATTCCCCGCCCCCCCCGTTGGGTACAGATTTTGCTCGACTATGAGGAATAA
- a CDS encoding Crp/Fnr family transcriptional regulator, whose product MEDRYFSRESQSDITRMILSTAFFEGLPDEVAERATSHVVGRSHPPNQVILLENDWGSSVYFILDGWVKIRTYNLDGKEVTLNILGKGELFGEMAALDEVPRSTDVITLAPTMIGNMPAQDFVQLINTEPLAGIRLAQLMGRRLRQVNRRLRLRESDSASRVADILLFLAEGQGKTTESGTTIPNLPHRELSSLSGLARETVTRVLSKLEKKGLIHRDRDLLSIPDVHALERMLV is encoded by the coding sequence ATGGAAGATCGGTACTTCTCCCGCGAGTCACAATCAGATATCACCCGGATGATTCTCTCGACTGCCTTTTTTGAGGGTTTACCCGACGAGGTAGCCGAAAGAGCCACCTCTCATGTGGTGGGTCGAAGCCACCCCCCCAATCAAGTGATTTTGCTGGAGAATGATTGGGGTAGCTCAGTATATTTTATCTTAGATGGTTGGGTCAAAATTAGGACCTACAACCTTGATGGTAAGGAAGTTACACTCAATATTTTGGGGAAAGGTGAATTATTTGGAGAAATGGCAGCCCTTGATGAGGTCCCCCGATCCACAGATGTAATTACCCTCGCCCCAACCATGATTGGCAATATGCCAGCTCAGGATTTTGTCCAACTGATTAACACGGAACCATTGGCAGGTATTAGGTTGGCTCAGTTAATGGGCCGCCGTCTGCGTCAAGTTAATCGGCGGTTACGGTTGCGTGAGTCAGATAGTGCTTCACGAGTGGCAGATATTTTGTTGTTTTTGGCAGAGGGACAAGGTAAAACCACAGAATCAGGAACGACAATTCCTAATTTACCCCACCGAGAACTCAGCAGTTTGAGCGGACTAGCTCGCGAAACTGTGACTAGGGTACTCAGTAAACTGGAGAAAAAGGGATTAATTCATCGCGATCGCGATCTTCTCAGCATTCCCGATGTTCATGCCCTAGAGAGGATGTTGGTTTAA
- a CDS encoding site-specific DNA-methyltransferase, whose product MPRKNTPKKLKEVQDYTHNKQHPQRPDIGTESQFQKPKPPVTYRYDSSLAPELNWDENPAREKAEALITKILNATSLEEAQAAALELKSMGEPFLNWSGKAERSSLEVPTLPLFVHERLSTRAIIETLKSHQKGDNQLNLFDLFNDPQWSITDQILRAYEYQGNWVNRMILGDSLITMNSLVQYEGMAGKVQMIYMDPPYGVKFGSNFQPFVKKRDVKHNEDEHFTREPEMVKAYRDTWELGLHSYLSYLRDRLLLARELLTESGSVFVQISDENVHHVREIMDEVFGAENFVSIISITKAGGGLESTSRLSARLDYLIWYGKRKDDLKYHRLFEERDDAISSGFDMIELPDGTRKRLPKSAKDNLLSLPENTKLFMSVTFTKPGPGSKYDIEVNGKTYNSGKRWWGIPKDSLDKVIKLNRVVFTENEIRFIKYLSDFPYRSMSNLWDKLGGAANPIYIVQTNPKIVERCLLMTTDPGDLVLDITCGSGTTAYVAEQWGRRWITCDVSRVPLALARQRLLTATFPWYELKDGNSPSGGFVYKRKQNKKGEEVGGIVPHITLKSIANDEPSTEEILVDRPEVDNSIVRVCSPFTIEGTIPPPVDMENQEEPETEAVVIENHRSYEQRMLEILRKSPILHLPQNRTIRLYQVRETARSRNLSAEAMTQARDLEIAETSETEKAIAFLFGPENGAIAERTVFEAAREAHSKKYAHLFVIGFAISAIARQFVEHCKDTMSIPATYIQATPDLLMGDLLKHMKSSQIFSVCGLPEIKVHSTEDGKYQVELLGLDVFDPTTMEVESQPGKNVPAWFLDTDYNGLCFHVNQAFFPRTSAWEGIKKALKGTYDDEVWEHLAGTKSAPFEPGEYKEIAVKVIDDRGNELLVTEKI is encoded by the coding sequence ATGCCTAGAAAAAACACTCCCAAAAAGCTGAAAGAAGTTCAGGACTACACCCACAATAAACAACATCCCCAACGACCGGATATTGGCACAGAATCACAATTTCAGAAGCCTAAACCTCCGGTTACCTATCGCTATGATTCTTCCCTCGCACCGGAGTTAAATTGGGATGAAAACCCAGCCAGGGAAAAAGCGGAGGCTTTAATTACTAAAATTCTCAATGCTACCAGTTTGGAAGAAGCACAAGCCGCCGCGCTTGAGTTGAAGTCTATGGGGGAACCTTTCCTTAATTGGTCTGGAAAAGCAGAACGCAGCAGTTTGGAAGTGCCAACATTGCCACTATTTGTGCATGAAAGACTTTCGACTAGGGCGATTATTGAAACTCTCAAATCTCATCAAAAGGGGGATAATCAACTTAATCTTTTCGACCTATTTAATGACCCCCAATGGTCGATTACTGACCAAATTCTGAGGGCTTACGAATACCAAGGAAATTGGGTTAATCGCATGATTTTGGGGGATTCTTTAATCACTATGAATTCTCTGGTACAATATGAAGGCATGGCGGGGAAAGTACAGATGATTTATATGGACCCGCCTTATGGGGTGAAGTTTGGCTCGAATTTTCAGCCTTTTGTGAAAAAACGGGATGTTAAACACAACGAGGATGAACACTTCACCCGCGAACCGGAGATGGTTAAAGCCTACCGCGATACTTGGGAATTGGGGTTACATAGCTATTTATCTTATTTAAGAGATAGGTTATTATTGGCGCGGGAATTATTAACTGAGAGTGGCAGTGTTTTTGTCCAGATTTCTGATGAGAATGTTCATCATGTCCGGGAAATTATGGATGAGGTTTTTGGGGCGGAGAATTTTGTTTCAATTATTAGCATTACTAAAGCAGGAGGAGGTCTTGAATCAACATCAAGACTGAGTGCGCGATTAGATTATTTAATTTGGTATGGTAAACGTAAAGATGACCTCAAATATCATCGGTTATTTGAAGAACGTGATGATGCAATTTCTTCAGGATTTGACATGATTGAATTGCCAGATGGTACCAGAAAGCGTTTACCAAAATCTGCAAAGGATAATCTATTATCTTTGCCTGAAAATACAAAGCTATTTATGTCAGTTACCTTTACAAAGCCAGGACCAGGAAGTAAATATGATATTGAGGTAAATGGAAAAACATATAACTCAGGTAAAAGATGGTGGGGAATACCAAAAGACTCTTTAGATAAAGTCATCAAACTTAATCGAGTTGTTTTTACGGAGAATGAAATAAGGTTTATAAAATATTTATCAGATTTTCCTTATCGTTCAATGAGTAATCTGTGGGATAAATTAGGAGGCGCTGCAAACCCAATTTATATAGTTCAAACCAATCCTAAAATTGTTGAACGCTGTCTCCTAATGACCACAGACCCCGGCGATTTAGTCCTCGACATAACCTGCGGAAGTGGGACGACTGCTTATGTAGCGGAACAGTGGGGAAGAAGGTGGATAACTTGTGATGTGAGTAGAGTTCCCTTAGCCTTAGCGAGACAGAGACTATTAACCGCAACTTTCCCCTGGTATGAACTAAAAGACGGTAATTCCCCCAGTGGTGGGTTTGTGTATAAACGGAAGCAGAACAAGAAAGGGGAAGAAGTGGGGGGAATTGTGCCGCATATTACCCTCAAGAGTATCGCTAATGATGAGCCTTCCACCGAAGAAATTTTAGTAGACCGTCCCGAAGTAGATAACAGTATTGTGCGGGTGTGTAGTCCGTTTACCATTGAGGGAACCATCCCGCCTCCGGTGGATATGGAAAACCAAGAGGAACCGGAAACAGAAGCCGTGGTGATTGAAAATCATAGGTCTTATGAACAGCGAATGCTGGAAATTCTCAGAAAGTCTCCGATATTGCACCTTCCCCAAAATCGCACGATTAGGCTCTATCAAGTTCGGGAAACGGCGCGATCGCGAAATTTATCAGCAGAAGCGATGACTCAAGCAAGGGATTTAGAAATTGCGGAAACCAGTGAAACTGAGAAAGCGATCGCCTTCCTGTTTGGGCCAGAAAATGGAGCGATCGCGGAACGGACAGTATTTGAAGCGGCGCGGGAAGCACACTCGAAAAAGTATGCTCATTTATTTGTGATTGGCTTTGCTATTTCAGCGATCGCGCGTCAGTTTGTGGAACACTGCAAAGACACCATGAGTATTCCGGCTACTTATATTCAAGCCACCCCTGATTTATTGATGGGGGACTTACTCAAACACATGAAAAGTTCTCAAATCTTTAGTGTCTGTGGACTCCCTGAAATTAAAGTACACAGTACCGAGGATGGAAAATATCAAGTAGAGTTACTAGGCTTGGATGTTTTCGACCCGACGACAATGGAGGTGGAATCACAACCCGGAAAAAATGTCCCCGCATGGTTTCTCGACACGGACTATAATGGTCTATGTTTCCACGTTAATCAAGCCTTCTTCCCCCGCACCAGTGCTTGGGAGGGTATTAAAAAAGCACTAAAAGGAACCTATGATGATGAAGTTTGGGAACATTTGGCGGGAACCAAAAGCGCACCGTTTGAACCGGGGGAGTATAAAGAAATTGCGGTTAAGGTGATTGATGACCGAGGCAATGAATTGTTAGTTACTGAGAAGATTTAA
- a CDS encoding AAA family ATPase — protein MFKSITVKNFRCFEDLTISQIERVNLIGGMNNIGKTALLEAIYLMTSLGSMEIPLKLNFDRGVFSPRTFDVEEICEWLFYQKKANKAIKIQVIDEQDIKSELKLSLEKAASPRLFPLTLTSHRRKTLKDLKLEFKIGDQKPLQFTMFLAPDKEEPDTPRLGIVNQDESPEDLEIPTFPPSYFISSRLVISRTEDAERFSFLEAQNKQDEIVEILKILEPRLKRLSVLVTGGVPMINGDIGGNYLIPVSLMGEGMSRLLSMVLSIMNASGGTVLIDEIENGIHYSVMAKIWESIAAASERFNTQIFATTHSQECIDYAHEAFENLASYDFRYFRLERKPETNFIQAAIYEQENIETSIALNLEMR, from the coding sequence ATGTTTAAAAGTATCACAGTCAAAAACTTTAGATGTTTTGAAGACTTGACTATTAGCCAAATAGAGCGAGTCAACTTAATTGGGGGAATGAACAATATTGGCAAAACTGCTTTATTGGAAGCCATTTATTTAATGACCAGCTTGGGTTCTATGGAAATTCCCTTGAAGCTAAACTTTGATAGGGGAGTTTTTAGTCCCAGGACTTTTGACGTAGAAGAAATATGTGAATGGTTATTCTACCAAAAAAAAGCCAATAAAGCAATTAAAATCCAAGTTATCGATGAACAAGACATTAAAAGCGAACTGAAATTAAGCCTAGAAAAAGCGGCGAGTCCCAGACTATTTCCCCTAACTTTGACTTCTCACCGACGCAAAACCCTTAAAGATTTGAAATTAGAGTTCAAAATTGGAGACCAAAAACCTTTACAATTTACCATGTTTTTAGCACCAGACAAGGAAGAACCTGATACGCCACGTTTAGGTATAGTCAACCAAGATGAATCACCGGAAGACTTAGAAATCCCCACTTTTCCCCCCAGCTATTTTATTAGTAGTCGCCTGGTAATTTCGCGGACTGAAGACGCGGAAAGATTTAGCTTTTTGGAGGCTCAAAATAAGCAGGATGAAATTGTCGAAATACTGAAGATATTAGAACCACGACTAAAACGCTTATCTGTGTTGGTGACAGGGGGAGTCCCTATGATTAATGGTGATATCGGAGGGAATTATTTAATTCCTGTTTCGTTAATGGGAGAGGGTATGAGTCGGTTATTATCGATGGTTTTATCTATCATGAATGCTTCAGGAGGGACGGTTTTAATCGACGAAATAGAAAATGGCATACACTATTCGGTAATGGCTAAAATCTGGGAATCAATAGCGGCAGCCAGCGAGAGATTTAACACCCAAATTTTTGCCACAACTCATAGCCAGGAATGTATTGATTATGCTCACGAAGCCTTTGAGAATTTAGCAAGCTATGACTTTCGATATTTTCGACTGGAAAGAAAACCGGAAACTAATTTTATTCAAGCTGCGATTTATGAACAAGAAAATATTGAAACTTCTATCGCTTTGAACTTGGAGATGAGATAA
- a CDS encoding BPTD_3080 family restriction endonuclease produces MTYEVNEPILNSPFDEPSHYWFIRDGYEPELIKGRRPAIAYPPLEGNVDWDLGEVLKPSPVEEFYPGYEMTLVNQLRERVKEWRSLGYPGVTRTTLDLLNYWQREGREHRLFFTQMEATETIIFLTEARGDLKQGIDVPIDSPADVTLKTFTRYACKMATGSGKTTVMGMLAAWSILNKVSDRQNPKFSDVVLIVCPNVTIKRRLEELNPANGEASLYRMRDLVPPHLMDKLRRGKVLVTNWHIFEKRSPPTPGNESAKVVKVGVPVTTTEAIKIGAKNDTMRGTRYLTLEKLEQQQHLGQIKVLEEDRDRQGNLKTVKVEQTRYLESDAAWIRRILTAEIGNKKRILVLNDEAHHAYRIAQAESDQDEDEELTDYSQKEATIWVEGLDRIHKYRTVNLCVDLSATPYYLQAAGKDSNKPFPWVVSDFSLMDAIESGLVKIPQLPARDTTGAQMAELAYFNIWKWITNQMTPTERGKKGSAPKPEAVLKHTQHPIIILGGNWENTRKLWAENPDDPRPPVFIIVCKNTKIAKVLYEWIAEDIKPGYIPSLGLASLRNSETETNTIRVDSKVVEELESGNSRSDDSKWMRFTLDTVGQVNWPCDDQGRPIYPEDFYDLAMKLGRSLHPPGRDIRCIISVGMLTEGWDSRTVTHIIGIRPFQSQLLCEQVVGRGLRRRSYELTEDGKFAEETANIFGVPFEVVPFKANPQGGKLKKPEKRHHIYSVAGKTQYRIEFPRVEGFCQGIQNRVTVDWDAIAPLTIDPFNIAPEVQIKATLPNNQGRPSLCGPGKLKSLDLNPYRQGKRLQELVFKLAADLTKTYCQNPNCEAPPHVLFPQLRTICDRYLTEKIKVVKPCQLVDVWLAPYYGWVIENLNGAIYPDTDAGEAPEIPKYEANRGNGSTDDINFWTSKKVYSVQHCHINCVVADTDQWEQASAYIIDTHPITEAFVKNERLGFTIPYYYDGSDRDYHPDFIIRLKTTATHYVILETKGYIYEGTEEKKAAALRWVKAVNSDGRFGHWDYRMCKLNQVREFLDQLMAEINSQ; encoded by the coding sequence ATGACCTACGAAGTAAACGAACCAATCCTTAATTCGCCGTTTGATGAACCGTCCCACTATTGGTTTATCCGAGATGGCTATGAACCGGAACTGATTAAGGGTCGTCGTCCAGCGATCGCTTATCCACCACTAGAAGGTAATGTAGATTGGGATTTGGGGGAGGTTCTGAAACCATCCCCGGTGGAAGAGTTTTATCCGGGGTATGAAATGACGCTGGTTAACCAACTGAGGGAAAGGGTCAAAGAATGGCGATCGCTCGGTTATCCCGGCGTAACCCGGACTACTTTAGACTTGCTGAATTACTGGCAGCGAGAAGGGAGAGAACACCGTCTATTTTTTACACAAATGGAAGCGACGGAAACAATTATTTTCCTAACGGAAGCCAGAGGAGATTTAAAGCAAGGAATTGATGTTCCCATTGACTCACCTGCTGATGTAACTCTCAAAACCTTCACCCGCTACGCTTGCAAAATGGCTACGGGTTCGGGAAAAACGACGGTAATGGGGATGTTGGCGGCGTGGTCAATTCTCAATAAAGTGAGCGATCGCCAAAATCCCAAATTCTCTGATGTGGTGTTGATTGTCTGTCCCAACGTGACTATCAAGAGACGCTTAGAAGAATTAAACCCCGCGAATGGGGAAGCCAGCTTGTACAGAATGCGAGACTTGGTTCCCCCTCACCTGATGGATAAACTGAGACGGGGGAAAGTGTTGGTGACTAATTGGCATATTTTTGAAAAGCGATCGCCTCCCACCCCAGGGAATGAGTCAGCCAAAGTGGTGAAAGTGGGAGTTCCGGTTACTACCACAGAAGCGATTAAGATTGGCGCAAAAAATGACACCATGCGAGGGACCCGCTACCTAACCCTGGAAAAGTTGGAACAACAGCAACACCTGGGACAGATTAAAGTTTTGGAGGAAGACCGCGATCGCCAAGGAAATCTCAAAACTGTGAAAGTTGAACAAACCCGCTACTTGGAAAGTGACGCGGCTTGGATTCGGCGCATACTGACCGCTGAAATTGGGAACAAAAAACGCATCCTAGTTCTCAATGATGAAGCACATCACGCCTACCGCATCGCACAAGCTGAATCAGACCAAGATGAGGATGAGGAACTAACCGACTACAGCCAAAAGGAAGCGACTATCTGGGTGGAAGGACTCGATCGCATCCACAAATACCGGACGGTGAATCTGTGCGTAGATTTATCGGCTACCCCGTACTATTTACAAGCCGCTGGAAAAGATAGTAATAAACCGTTTCCTTGGGTAGTCAGTGACTTTAGCTTGATGGATGCCATTGAATCGGGGTTAGTGAAAATCCCCCAGCTTCCCGCGCGAGATACCACCGGGGCTCAAATGGCAGAACTAGCCTATTTTAACATTTGGAAATGGATTACCAACCAAATGACCCCAACAGAACGGGGTAAAAAAGGCAGCGCACCGAAACCGGAAGCTGTACTAAAACATACTCAACACCCTATTATCATCTTAGGTGGGAATTGGGAAAACACCCGTAAACTGTGGGCAGAAAACCCCGATGACCCCAGACCGCCAGTTTTTATCATCGTCTGCAAAAATACCAAAATTGCCAAGGTCCTCTATGAATGGATTGCTGAGGATATTAAACCAGGTTACATCCCCTCATTAGGTTTGGCATCCCTTCGCAATAGTGAAACCGAAACCAATACCATTCGCGTAGACTCCAAAGTGGTGGAAGAGTTGGAGTCCGGGAACAGCAGATCCGATGACTCGAAATGGATGCGCTTTACCCTGGATACAGTGGGTCAGGTTAACTGGCCCTGTGATGACCAAGGAAGACCTATCTACCCGGAAGATTTCTATGACCTGGCTATGAAATTAGGGCGATCGCTTCATCCACCAGGTCGGGATATCCGCTGTATCATTTCAGTGGGAATGCTGACAGAAGGCTGGGATTCTCGGACTGTGACCCACATCATCGGTATCCGACCCTTTCAGTCTCAGTTACTCTGTGAGCAAGTGGTGGGGAGAGGTTTGCGGCGACGTAGCTATGAACTCACCGAGGATGGTAAATTTGCCGAGGAAACCGCTAATATCTTCGGGGTTCCTTTTGAGGTTGTCCCCTTTAAAGCCAATCCCCAAGGGGGAAAACTCAAGAAACCTGAAAAACGCCACCATATTTACTCGGTCGCGGGAAAGACACAATACCGCATCGAATTTCCCAGAGTGGAAGGCTTCTGTCAGGGTATCCAAAATCGCGTGACTGTGGATTGGGATGCGATCGCACCATTGACAATTGACCCGTTCAATATTGCACCAGAGGTGCAGATTAAAGCCACTCTCCCCAATAATCAAGGTCGCCCCAGTCTTTGTGGCCCAGGTAAGTTAAAAAGTTTGGATCTCAATCCTTACCGCCAAGGGAAAAGGCTGCAAGAGTTAGTATTTAAGTTAGCCGCAGATTTGACTAAAACCTATTGTCAAAATCCCAATTGTGAAGCGCCGCCTCATGTTCTCTTCCCTCAACTGCGAACTATTTGCGATCGCTACCTCACCGAAAAAATCAAGGTGGTCAAGCCGTGTCAGTTGGTTGATGTTTGGTTAGCCCCCTATTATGGTTGGGTGATCGAAAATCTCAACGGTGCGATTTACCCTGATACTGACGCAGGAGAAGCCCCAGAAATTCCCAAATATGAAGCTAATCGCGGTAATGGCTCAACCGATGATATCAATTTCTGGACCAGTAAGAAAGTCTACAGTGTCCAGCATTGCCATATCAACTGTGTGGTAGCAGATACGGATCAATGGGAACAAGCCAGCGCCTACATCATCGACACTCACCCAATTACTGAGGCTTTCGTGAAAAATGAACGGCTAGGGTTTACTATTCCCTATTATTATGATGGCAGCGATCGCGACTACCACCCGGATTTTATCATCCGTCTGAAAACTACCGCCACCCACTACGTTATCCTGGAAACCAAGGGTTATATCTACGAGGGAACCGAGGAGAAAAAGGCGGCGGCTTTGCGCTGGGTGAAAGCTGTTAACAGCGATGGTCGATTCGGACATTGGGATTATCGAATGTGCAAGCTGAACCAAGTTCGGGAGTTTTTAGATCAGTTAATGGCGGAAATTAATTCCCAGTGA
- a CDS encoding glycosyltransferase, giving the protein MSLKYALVHEWLTPKATGGSELVVREILKHIDAQVYALIDFESSNPDSYLYGRKIGTTFLQDFPWARNGVQKYLPLLPLAIEQLDLREYDVILSSSHAVAKGVITTPQQRHICYCHTPMRYAWDLTFDYLRGSSVGSGVPGMLTRVLLHQLRQWDVISANRVDYFIANSQHTARRIWRCYRREAKVIYPPVAMDNMKFQAQKEDFYLTVCRLVSYKKISLIVKAFNELGYPLVVIGTGPECDRIKKIAKDNIQLLGWQSDQAVGEYMSKAKAFVYAACEDFGMAIVEAMACGTPAIALGVGGATETVRDIRKYPDSGTGLLFTPQTETGLMETVQVFESLNGQFHPEIIRTHASQFDQSRFREDYLNFVDKCLNTMDSQNFS; this is encoded by the coding sequence GTGTCGTTGAAGTATGCTCTGGTCCATGAATGGTTAACACCGAAAGCCACAGGGGGGTCAGAGTTAGTGGTGCGAGAAATTCTCAAGCATATTGATGCCCAAGTTTATGCGCTGATTGATTTTGAATCAAGTAATCCTGACAGTTATCTATATGGGCGAAAGATTGGGACCACATTTTTACAGGACTTTCCCTGGGCGAGAAATGGTGTACAGAAATATTTACCGCTATTACCGTTAGCGATCGAACAGTTGGACCTGCGGGAGTATGACGTAATATTATCTTCATCCCATGCTGTAGCCAAGGGAGTGATTACAACGCCTCAACAAAGGCATATTTGCTATTGTCACACTCCTATGCGCTATGCTTGGGATCTCACCTTTGACTATCTCAGAGGTAGCTCTGTCGGCTCAGGAGTCCCCGGTATGTTAACCCGTGTGTTGCTGCACCAACTACGGCAATGGGATGTGATTTCAGCCAACCGGGTTGATTATTTTATTGCTAACTCTCAACATACAGCCCGGAGGATATGGCGATGTTACCGTCGTGAGGCGAAGGTAATTTATCCCCCAGTGGCGATGGACAATATGAAATTTCAGGCCCAAAAAGAAGATTTTTATCTGACCGTTTGCCGTCTGGTGAGTTACAAGAAAATTTCCCTAATTGTCAAAGCCTTTAACGAATTGGGTTATCCGCTGGTAGTAATTGGCACAGGTCCCGAATGCGATCGCATCAAGAAAATTGCCAAAGATAATATCCAGCTTTTAGGTTGGCAAAGTGATCAGGCAGTAGGGGAATATATGTCCAAAGCCAAAGCATTTGTCTATGCCGCCTGCGAAGACTTTGGAATGGCGATCGTAGAAGCCATGGCTTGCGGAACACCTGCGATCGCATTAGGAGTAGGAGGCGCGACAGAAACCGTGCGAGATATTCGCAAATATCCCGACTCCGGGACAGGGTTATTATTTACGCCGCAAACAGAAACAGGTTTAATGGAGACAGTCCAAGTCTTTGAAAGTCTCAATGGGCAATTTCATCCTGAAATTATCCGAACTCATGCGAGTCAATTTGATCAAAGTCGGTTTCGGGAGGACTATCTTAATTTCGTAGATAAGTGTTTGAACACAATGGACTCCCAAAATTTCAGCTAA